In Pseudorasbora parva isolate DD20220531a chromosome 9, ASM2467924v1, whole genome shotgun sequence, the following proteins share a genomic window:
- the LOC137089058 gene encoding guanylate-binding protein 1-like, whose product MACGGFMSAPVCLIENDENEKLRVRKQAKDILDGIKEPVVVVSVVGLYRTGKSYLMNRLAGQQSGFALGSTIESKTKGIWMWCVPHPNKKGHTLVLLDTEGLGDVKKGDEKHDTWIFCLAVLLSSTLVYNSLGVIDNMALEKLHYITELTENIRVKADASQDEDDSTDYMRVFPSFVWAVRDFTLELKMGDKPITSDEYLESALTLKSGNSALIEQFNLPRRCLLQFFAVRKCFVFPRPASTQDMRRMEELTVKDLDSEFLEQANTFCHYIYDNADPKTVRGGCTITGSALGNLAEVYVEAIRSGKVPCLENAVVSLAKIQNVRAVDQALETYMTDMLSTAQLPMDPADLANIHTVAEKKAIEGFITMSFNDNDQIYQKELMGKIYDEYQQICQQNQEESVTKCKAVLQVFNKLEKGISNGLYLKPGGYRQYKDMLAQLTEKYRARTRSQIMSEEVLSKFLKAKEKVGNMILQADQSLSAAEQEQEVQRLKNEILKQRQRGLKEQNRLQKQAFKDMQRTHDEHVNQIVRQMEREQERMRKDNERVLKAKLKEKDALLQKGFDQEVSRLQRQIDCLRSEMDNEEKSKPSRITRVLDGVSAAAEIIVPSFVPKLIDRGVSAVAKWFS is encoded by the exons ATGGCGTGCGGCGGTTTCATGTCCGCTCCGGTGTGTCTCATTGAAAACGATGAAAATGAGAAGCTGCGTGTGAGAAAGCAGGCCAAAGACATATTGGACGGGATCAAGGAGCCGGTGGTGGTGGTGTCTGTGGTGGGACTCTACCGTACGGGGAAATCCTACCTTATGAACCGCCTGGCAGGACAACAGTCCG GCTTTGCTCTCGGCAGCACTATTGAATCAAAGACCAAAGGCATCTGGATGTGGTGTGTCCCTCACCCTAATAAAAAAGGACACACTCTGGTGCTGCTGGACACAGAGGGACTGGGAGATGTAAAGAAG GGGGATGAGAAACATGACACGTGGATCTTCTGTCTGGCTGTTCTTCTCAGTAGCACTCTAGTGTACAACAGCTTAGGGGTCATTGACAACATGGCACTGGAAAAGCTGCA CTACATTACAGAGCTGACAGAGAATATTCGTGTGAAGGCAGATGCGAGTCAAGACGAGGATGATTCGACAGATTACATGCGTGTTTTCCCATCGTTTGTCTGGGCCGTTCGGGACTTCACTCTTGAACTGAAAATGGGGGATAAACCGATAACATCAGACGAGTATCTGGAGAGTGCATTGACACTCAAATCAg GTAACTCGGCTCTGATTGAGCAGTTTAATCTGCCCCGCCGGTGTCTGCTCCAGTTCTTTGCGGTGAGAAAGTGTTTTGTGTTCCCTCGGCCGGCTAGTACGCAAGACATGAGAAGAATGGAGGAGCTGACGGTGAAAGATCTGGATTCAGAGTTCCTTGAGCAGGCAAACACCTTCTGCCATTACATTTATGACAACGCAGATCCAAAAACTGTCAGAGGAGGCTGTACTATTACTGGATCTG CTCTGGGGAATCTTGCTGAGGTTTATGTAGAGGCGATCCGCAGCGGGAAGGTTCCGTGTCTGGAGAACGCAGTCGTGTCTCTGGCTAAGATCCAGAACGTCCGTGCAGTGGATCAGGCCCTGGAAACCTACATGACCGATATGCTCAGCACAGCTCAGCTTCCTATGGATCCTGCAGATCTGGCCAACATCCACACAGTCGCAGAGAAGAAGGCCATTGAAGGTTTCATCACCATGTCCTTCAATGACAATGACCAGATCTACCAAAAAGAGCTCATG GGGAAAATTTATGATGAATATCAACAGATATGCCAGCAGAATCAGGAAGAATCTGTCACAAAGTGTAAGGCTGTTCTGCAAGTGTTTAATAAACTGGAAAAAGGCATTTCTAACGGATTATACCTGAAACCTGGAGGATACCGACAGTACAAAGACATGCTCGCACAGCTGACTGAGAAGTACAGAGCAAGAACACGGTCACAAATAATG AGTGAAGAAGTGTTGAGCAAGTTTTTGAAAGCAAAGGAAAAGGTTGGAAATATGATTCTACAAGCCGACCAATCTCTAAGTGCAGCCGAACAGGAACAAGAGG TGCAGAGATTAAAGAATGAGATCTTAAAGCAGCGGCAAAGAGGCCTCAAGGAACAGAACCGGTTACAAAAGCAGGCGTTTAAAGACATGCAGAGAACCCATGATGAACATGTCAATCAGATCGTTCGTCAGAtggagagagagcaagagagaatGAGGAAAGATAATGAACGAGTCCTGAAAGCCAAACTGAAG GAGAAGGATGCTCTTCTACAGAAGGGCTTCGATCAGGAAGTCTCCCGCCTGCAGAGACAGATTGACTGCCTACGATCTGAAATGGATAACGAAGAAAAGTCGAAACCATCCAGAATCACGCGGGTTTTGGATGGTGTCAGTGCTGCAGCAGAAATAATTGTGCCAAGCTTTGTCCCTAAGTTAATTGACCGTGGTGTGTCTGCAGTTGCGAAATGGTTCAGTTAA